From Pseudomonas putida, one genomic window encodes:
- the bkdR gene encoding Bkd operon transcriptional regulator BkdR, which yields MRKLDRTDIGILNSLQDNARITNAELARSVNLSPTPCFNRVKAMEELGVIRQQVTLLSPEVLGLDVNVFIHVSLEKQVEQALHRFEEEIAERPEVMECYLMTGDPDYLLRVLLPSIQALERFLDYLTRLPGVANIRSSFALKQVRYKTALPLPANGMTLRE from the coding sequence ATGCGCAAACTCGATCGTACCGATATCGGCATTCTCAACAGCCTTCAGGACAACGCCCGCATCACCAACGCAGAACTGGCGCGGTCGGTGAACCTGTCGCCCACGCCTTGCTTCAACCGGGTCAAGGCCATGGAAGAGCTGGGTGTGATCCGTCAGCAGGTGACCCTGCTGTCGCCAGAGGTGCTGGGGCTGGATGTCAATGTGTTCATCCATGTCAGCCTGGAGAAGCAGGTAGAGCAAGCGCTGCACCGCTTCGAGGAAGAAATCGCCGAGCGCCCGGAGGTGATGGAGTGCTACCTGATGACTGGCGACCCCGACTATTTGCTACGGGTGCTGTTGCCGAGCATTCAGGCGCTGGAGCGGTTTCTCGATTACCTGACGCGACTGCCAGGGGTAGCGAACATACGCTCGAGTTTTGCCTTGAAGCAGGTCCGGTACAAAACGGCGCTGCCATTGCCTGCCAACGGCATGACCCTGCGCGAGTGA
- a CDS encoding chemotaxis protein CheV — MAGVMDSVNQRTQLVGQNRLELLLFRLNGAQLYGINVFKVREVLQCPELTVLPKSHPVVRGVANIRGATIPILDLSMATGLPGLQEETRNSFVIITEYNTKTQGFLVHSVERIVNMNWEEIHPPPKGTGRDHYLTAVTRVDNRMVEIIDVEKVLAEVAPSSESVSAGVVDADTQDKAVLLRVLTVDDSSVARKQVSRCLQTVGVEVVALNDGRQALDYLRKLVEEGKRPEEEFLMMISDIEMPEMDGYTLTAEIRSDPRMQKLHICLHTSLSGVFNQAMVKKVGADDFLAKFRPDDLAQRVVDRIKATH; from the coding sequence ATGGCGGGGGTTATGGATTCAGTCAACCAGCGCACACAGCTGGTTGGGCAGAATCGCCTGGAATTGCTGTTGTTCCGCCTCAATGGCGCGCAGCTTTACGGCATCAATGTGTTCAAGGTCCGCGAGGTGCTGCAATGCCCTGAGCTGACCGTGCTGCCCAAGTCCCACCCAGTGGTGCGTGGTGTGGCCAACATTCGTGGGGCGACCATTCCGATTCTCGACCTGTCGATGGCCACCGGCTTGCCCGGGCTGCAGGAAGAGACTCGCAACAGCTTCGTGATCATCACCGAGTACAACACCAAGACCCAAGGTTTTCTGGTGCACTCGGTCGAGCGCATCGTCAACATGAACTGGGAAGAAATCCACCCGCCACCCAAGGGCACCGGCCGCGACCATTACCTGACTGCGGTTACCCGGGTGGACAACCGCATGGTTGAAATCATCGACGTGGAAAAGGTACTGGCCGAGGTGGCGCCGTCGTCCGAGTCGGTGTCAGCCGGTGTGGTCGATGCCGACACCCAGGACAAGGCCGTGCTGCTGCGTGTGCTGACCGTTGACGATTCGTCGGTGGCGCGCAAGCAGGTCAGCCGCTGCCTGCAGACGGTCGGTGTCGAGGTGGTGGCGCTCAATGATGGGCGCCAGGCCTTGGACTACCTGCGCAAACTGGTGGAGGAGGGCAAGCGGCCGGAAGAAGAGTTCCTGATGATGATTTCGGACATCGAGATGCCGGAGATGGACGGTTATACGCTGACCGCCGAGATCCGCAGTGACCCGCGCATGCAAAAGCTACATATCTGCCTGCATACTTCGCTGTCCGGGGTGTTCAACCAGGCGATGGTCAAGAAGGTCGGTGCCGATGACTTCCTGGCCAAGTTCAGGCCGGACGACCTGGCCCAGCGCGTGGTCGACCGGATCAAGGCAACGCATTGA
- a CDS encoding MFS transporter — MRNIWKPFQSLYFAALMMLIGSGLLSTYLALRLAADNVDSLWVGALMAANYFGLAVGGKVGHRLIGRVGHIRAYTTCAGIVCAAVLGHGMTNWLPVWVGLRMLVGLGMMCQYMVIESWLNEQADAKHRGAVFGGYMIASYLGLVLGQLILVVHPELGPELLMLVAMCFALCLVPVAMTRRIHPAPLRPAPMEPKFFIKRVPQSLSTVLGSGLIVGSFYGLAPLYASSQGLSTEQIGLFMGSCIFAGLLVQWPLGWLSDRYDRAVLIRSVAVGLALAAAPLAILPNVPLELLFGIGFLISLLQFCLYPLAVAFSNDHVESERRVSLTAMLLVTYGVGACIGPLAAGVLMKVLGAQMLYAFFVFFALVLVWRIRPKAVTGLHQVQDAPLGHVAMPAAGSPLSAALDPRVDEQTVQEVMQAPVAAEDTEAEDKAEPADPGEVSKPV, encoded by the coding sequence ATGCGAAACATCTGGAAGCCGTTTCAGTCGTTGTATTTCGCTGCCTTGATGATGCTTATCGGCTCGGGTCTGCTCAGTACTTACCTGGCTTTGCGCCTGGCGGCCGACAATGTCGACAGCCTGTGGGTCGGTGCGTTGATGGCGGCCAACTATTTCGGCCTGGCTGTTGGTGGCAAGGTTGGCCACCGACTGATCGGCCGGGTAGGGCACATCCGGGCCTATACCACCTGCGCCGGCATCGTCTGTGCGGCGGTGCTGGGCCATGGCATGACCAACTGGCTGCCGGTCTGGGTCGGGCTGCGGATGCTCGTTGGCCTGGGCATGATGTGCCAGTACATGGTCATTGAGAGCTGGCTGAACGAGCAGGCTGACGCCAAGCACCGCGGCGCTGTGTTTGGCGGGTACATGATCGCCTCTTACCTGGGGCTGGTGCTCGGTCAGCTGATTCTGGTGGTGCATCCCGAACTTGGCCCTGAACTGTTGATGCTGGTCGCGATGTGCTTCGCCCTGTGCCTGGTGCCGGTGGCGATGACCCGGCGCATTCACCCGGCGCCGCTGCGCCCGGCACCCATGGAGCCGAAATTCTTCATCAAGCGCGTGCCGCAGTCGCTGAGCACGGTGCTGGGTTCGGGGTTGATCGTTGGCTCTTTTTACGGCCTGGCGCCGCTGTATGCGTCCAGCCAGGGGCTTTCCACCGAGCAGATCGGCTTGTTCATGGGCAGCTGCATCTTTGCCGGGCTGCTGGTGCAGTGGCCGTTGGGCTGGTTGTCCGACCGCTATGACCGGGCCGTGCTGATCCGCAGCGTGGCTGTGGGGCTGGCGCTGGCGGCGGCGCCGCTGGCGATTCTGCCCAATGTGCCGTTGGAGTTGCTTTTCGGCATCGGCTTTCTGATTTCGCTGCTGCAGTTCTGCCTTTATCCGCTGGCTGTGGCATTTTCCAACGACCACGTGGAAAGCGAGCGGCGTGTCTCGTTGACCGCGATGCTGCTGGTCACCTACGGCGTGGGGGCGTGCATCGGGCCGCTGGCGGCGGGGGTACTGATGAAGGTGCTGGGCGCGCAGATGCTGTATGCCTTCTTCGTGTTCTTCGCCCTGGTGCTGGTGTGGCGGATTCGGCCGAAGGCGGTCACCGGGCTGCACCAGGTACAGGACGCGCCGTTGGGTCACGTGGCCATGCCGGCGGCGGGCTCGCCATTGTCGGCGGCGCTCGACCCGCGGGTGGATGAACAGACCGTGCAGGAGGTAATGCAGGCGCCTGTGGCGGCTGAGGATACCGAGGCTGAAGATAAGGCCGAACCGGCTGATCCGGGCGAGGTCAGCAAGCCAGTTTGA
- the flgM gene encoding flagellar biosynthesis anti-sigma factor FlgM: MVIDFSRLNNSPSITGGVRGNAAPGNADKSGETTAPNSASASGEAVHLSQEAQQLQKVSDKLRDQPVVDNARVAQLKQAIADGSYQVDAGRVASKLLDFEAQR; the protein is encoded by the coding sequence ATGGTCATCGACTTCAGTCGTTTGAATAACTCTCCGTCCATCACGGGCGGCGTTCGCGGCAATGCCGCGCCCGGCAACGCCGACAAGTCCGGCGAAACCACCGCGCCGAATAGCGCAAGCGCCAGCGGAGAAGCGGTACACCTCAGCCAAGAGGCCCAGCAGTTGCAAAAGGTCAGCGACAAGCTGCGCGACCAGCCCGTTGTCGACAATGCCCGCGTGGCACAGTTGAAACAGGCGATCGCAGATGGCAGCTACCAGGTCGATGCCGGCCGGGTCGCCAGCAAACTGCTCGATTTCGAAGCCCAGCGCTGA
- a CDS encoding alpha-ketoacid dehydrogenase subunit beta, whose translation MNDHNNSIKPETAMATTTMTMIQALRSAMDVMLERDDNVVIYGQDVGYFGGVFRCTEGLQTKYGKSRVFDAPISESGIVGTAVGMGAYGLRPVVEIQFADYFYPASDQIVSEMARLRYRSAGEFISPLTLRMPCGGGIYGGQTHSQSPEAMFTQVCGLRTVMPSNPYDAKGLLIASIECDDPVIFLEPKRLYNGPFDGHHDRPVTPWSKHPQSAVPDGYYTVPLDKAAITRPGNDVTVLTYGTTVYVAQVAAEETGVDAEVIDLRSLWPLDLDTIVASVKKTGRCVVVHEATRTCGFGAELVALVQEHCFHHLEAPIERVTGWDTPYPHAQEWAYFPGPSRVGAALKRVMEV comes from the coding sequence ATGAACGACCACAACAACAGCATCAAACCGGAAACCGCCATGGCCACCACTACCATGACCATGATCCAGGCCCTGCGCTCGGCCATGGACGTCATGCTTGAGCGCGACGACAACGTGGTGATCTACGGCCAGGACGTGGGTTACTTTGGCGGCGTGTTCCGCTGCACCGAGGGCCTGCAGACCAAGTACGGCAAGTCGCGCGTGTTCGACGCGCCGATCTCCGAGAGCGGTATCGTCGGCACCGCCGTGGGCATGGGTGCCTATGGCCTGCGGCCTGTGGTGGAAATCCAGTTCGCCGACTATTTCTATCCTGCCTCCGACCAGATCGTTTCGGAAATGGCGCGCCTGCGCTACCGCTCGGCCGGCGAATTCATCTCCCCACTGACCCTGCGCATGCCCTGCGGTGGCGGCATCTACGGTGGCCAGACCCACAGCCAGAGCCCCGAAGCGATGTTCACTCAGGTGTGCGGCCTGCGCACGGTCATGCCCTCCAACCCGTACGATGCCAAAGGCCTGCTGATCGCCTCGATCGAATGCGATGACCCGGTGATCTTCCTGGAGCCCAAGCGCCTGTATAACGGCCCGTTCGACGGCCACCACGACCGCCCGGTGACGCCGTGGTCCAAGCACCCGCAAAGTGCCGTGCCGGACGGTTACTACACCGTGCCGCTGGACAAAGCGGCCATCACCCGCCCAGGCAACGACGTCACTGTATTGACCTACGGCACCACGGTCTACGTGGCCCAGGTGGCCGCCGAGGAAACCGGTGTGGATGCTGAAGTGATCGACCTGCGCAGCCTCTGGCCGCTGGACCTGGACACCATCGTCGCGTCGGTGAAGAAGACCGGCCGCTGCGTGGTCGTGCATGAAGCCACACGGACCTGCGGTTTCGGCGCCGAACTGGTGGCGCTGGTGCAGGAGCATTGCTTCCATCACCTCGAAGCGCCCATCGAGCGCGTCACCGGTTGGGACACGCCCTACCCTCACGCACAGGAGTGGGCTTATTTCCCAGGCCCTTCTCGTGTTGGTGCGGCATTGAAACGGGTCATGGAGGTCTGA
- a CDS encoding dihydrolipoamide acetyltransferase family protein has protein sequence MGTHVIKMPDIGEGIAQVELVEWFVKVGDVIAEDQVVADVMTDKATVEIPSPVSGKVLALGGQPGEVMAVGSELIRIEVEGSGNHVDVPQAKPVEPQAAPVAVKPEPRVDAQPVACPATTSHSAPPIVPRQADEKPLASPAVRKRALDAGIELRYVHGSGPAGRILHEDLDAFISKPQSPAGQAPGGYAKRTDSEQVQVIGLRRKIAQRMQDAKRRVAHFSYVEEIDVTALEALRQQLNSKHGDSRGKLTLLPFLVRALVVALRDFPQINATYDDEAQVITRHGAVHVGIATQGDNGLMVPVLRHAEAGSLWGNASEIGRLANAARNNKASREELSGSTITLTSLGALGGIVSTPVVNTPEVAIVGVNRMVERPMVVDGQIVIRKMMNLSSSFDHRVVDGMDAALFIQAVRGLLEQPACLFVE, from the coding sequence ATGGGCACGCACGTCATCAAGATGCCGGACATTGGCGAAGGCATCGCGCAAGTCGAACTGGTCGAATGGTTCGTCAAGGTCGGCGATGTGATCGCCGAAGACCAGGTGGTCGCCGATGTCATGACTGACAAGGCCACCGTGGAAATCCCTTCGCCGGTCAGTGGCAAGGTGCTGGCCCTGGGTGGCCAGCCGGGTGAAGTGATGGCGGTCGGCAGCGAGCTGATCCGCATCGAAGTGGAAGGCAGCGGCAACCACGTGGATGTGCCGCAGGCCAAGCCGGTCGAGCCGCAGGCCGCACCGGTCGCCGTCAAGCCGGAACCCCGTGTCGACGCACAACCGGTTGCCTGCCCGGCCACCACGTCGCACAGTGCCCCCCCTATCGTGCCGCGCCAGGCCGACGAAAAGCCGCTGGCCTCCCCCGCTGTGCGCAAGCGCGCCCTGGATGCTGGTATCGAATTGCGTTACGTGCATGGTAGCGGCCCGGCCGGGCGCATCCTGCACGAAGACCTCGATGCCTTCATCAGCAAACCGCAGAGCCCTGCCGGCCAGGCACCTGGCGGTTATGCCAAGCGCACCGACAGCGAGCAGGTGCAGGTGATCGGCCTGCGCCGCAAGATCGCCCAGCGCATGCAGGATGCCAAGCGCCGCGTGGCGCACTTCAGCTATGTCGAGGAAATCGACGTCACGGCGCTGGAAGCCCTGCGCCAGCAACTCAACAGCAAGCACGGTGACAGCCGCGGCAAGCTGACCCTGTTGCCGTTCCTGGTGCGCGCCCTGGTCGTGGCGCTGCGCGACTTCCCGCAGATCAACGCCACCTATGACGACGAAGCCCAGGTCATCACCCGCCATGGCGCGGTGCACGTGGGCATCGCCACCCAAGGCGACAACGGCCTGATGGTGCCGGTGCTGCGCCACGCCGAGGCCGGCAGCCTGTGGGGCAATGCCAGCGAGATTGGCCGCCTGGCCAATGCAGCGCGCAACAACAAGGCCAGCCGCGAGGAACTGTCCGGCTCGACCATCACCCTGACCAGCCTCGGTGCGTTGGGCGGTATCGTCAGCACACCGGTGGTCAACACCCCGGAGGTAGCGATCGTCGGCGTCAACCGCATGGTCGAGCGGCCAATGGTGGTCGACGGCCAGATCGTGATCCGCAAGATGATGAACCTGTCCAGCTCGTTCGACCACCGTGTGGTCGATGGCATGGATGCCGCGCTGTTCATCCAGGCTGTACGTGGCTTGCTTGAACAACCCGCCTGCCTGTTCGTGGAGTAA
- a CDS encoding glutamine synthetase family protein: MTADGFLEGRRLQMARGVLLQCIMGGYPPAKYYGSDDGDLALVAEPAQIHRLPWSEEGLALAICDANELDGRPSGLSTRGLLKGVIARYAALGLAPVVATELEFFVFAPNSDPVQPFAPPLGKDGRRELGHSAFSVSSNNGLRPFFQEVYRCMAALGLPRDTFMHEMGVSQFEINLLHGDPLLLADQTFLFKHLLKEVALKHGLTVVCMAKPLAHTPGSSMHIHQSLVEVATGRNVFSDDQGQPSETFHHFIGGLQACMADFTALFAPNVNSYQRLCHPYASPNNACWSHDNRAAGLRIPASGPAARRVENRLPGADANPYLAIAASLAAGLHGIEQRLAPAPAIQGEFQVPEHLSLPCTLHAALERLKRSALARELFGAEFIEGYAASKTLELTDFYDEITPWERRVLAAQA, translated from the coding sequence ATGACTGCCGATGGCTTCCTCGAAGGCCGGCGCCTGCAGATGGCACGTGGCGTCTTGTTGCAGTGCATCATGGGCGGCTACCCGCCAGCGAAATACTACGGCAGCGACGATGGTGATCTGGCCTTGGTCGCGGAGCCTGCGCAGATCCACCGCTTGCCCTGGAGCGAGGAGGGCCTGGCGCTGGCGATCTGTGATGCCAATGAGCTCGATGGCCGCCCGTCAGGGCTATCCACCCGCGGGCTACTCAAAGGGGTGATCGCCCGCTATGCCGCGCTGGGCCTGGCGCCGGTGGTGGCCACCGAACTGGAGTTCTTCGTCTTTGCGCCCAACAGTGACCCTGTACAACCGTTTGCGCCGCCGCTGGGCAAGGACGGCCGCCGTGAGCTCGGCCACTCGGCATTCAGTGTCAGTTCCAACAACGGCCTGCGGCCGTTCTTTCAGGAGGTTTACCGGTGCATGGCAGCGCTTGGCCTGCCGCGCGACACCTTCATGCATGAAATGGGCGTCAGCCAGTTCGAAATCAATCTGCTGCACGGCGACCCCTTGCTGCTGGCCGACCAGACGTTCCTGTTCAAGCACCTGCTCAAGGAGGTCGCGCTCAAGCATGGCCTGACGGTGGTGTGCATGGCCAAGCCCCTGGCGCATACGCCGGGCAGCTCGATGCATATTCACCAGAGCCTGGTAGAGGTCGCCACGGGGCGGAACGTGTTCAGCGATGACCAGGGGCAGCCGAGCGAGACCTTCCATCATTTCATTGGCGGCCTGCAGGCGTGCATGGCCGATTTCACCGCGCTGTTCGCACCCAATGTCAACTCGTACCAGCGGCTGTGCCATCCCTATGCGTCGCCGAACAATGCCTGCTGGTCGCATGACAACCGCGCTGCCGGGCTGCGTATTCCGGCCAGCGGCCCCGCGGCGCGGCGCGTCGAGAACCGCCTGCCGGGCGCGGATGCAAACCCCTACCTTGCCATTGCCGCCAGCCTGGCAGCTGGCCTGCACGGCATCGAGCAGCGCCTGGCGCCTGCACCGGCCATCCAGGGTGAGTTCCAGGTCCCTGAGCACCTGAGCCTGCCCTGCACCCTGCACGCGGCGCTGGAACGTCTCAAGCGCAGCGCCTTGGCCCGGGAACTGTTCGGGGCTGAGTTCATCGAAGGTTACGCTGCCAGCAAGACGCTCGAGTTGACTGATTTCTACGACGAGATCACGCCGTGGGAGCGGCGCGTGTTGGCGGCACAAGCCTGA
- a CDS encoding flagella synthesis protein FlgN, which yields MHDITLLQLIEDDIAPTQELLDLLQQEAVALHGRDMAPLEGILARKQSLIVLLEQQGIRRHNLLTSLGLSADRAGVQAVAAQSPNGEVIMQQLRALTELMETCQKVNETNGRIVQVQQHVTANQIRILMGGDSPSLYDSRGATSPLAKPRALSQV from the coding sequence ATGCACGACATCACATTGCTGCAACTGATCGAAGACGACATCGCCCCCACCCAGGAGCTGCTCGACCTGCTTCAGCAGGAGGCAGTCGCCCTGCACGGGCGCGATATGGCACCGCTGGAGGGCATCCTGGCCCGCAAGCAATCGCTGATCGTTCTGCTCGAGCAGCAAGGCATCCGCCGCCACAACCTGCTCACCAGCCTCGGCCTCAGCGCCGACCGCGCCGGGGTGCAGGCCGTTGCTGCACAGTCGCCAAACGGTGAAGTGATCATGCAACAACTCAGAGCGCTGACCGAATTGATGGAAACCTGCCAAAAGGTCAACGAAACCAATGGCCGGATCGTCCAGGTACAGCAGCACGTCACCGCCAACCAGATCAGAATCCTCATGGGCGGCGATTCTCCGTCGCTCTACGACAGCCGTGGCGCCACTTCGCCACTGGCCAAGCCTCGGGCGCTCAGCCAAGTGTGA
- the flgA gene encoding flagellar basal body P-ring formation chaperone FlgA has protein sequence MYTKTTIFRRLTHLLSGSLAALCLLAPGARTLADAVTLPEQLIGVTQGFLEFTVEDYLATTQTPGRYEIQVNSLDPRLRMPLCSQQLDASLESPAQPLGRVTVRVRCDGAAPWTVFVPATVRLFRDVVVVTRPLKRQNIVGEGDVALRERDVGTLTQGFLTDLDQVVGMKMLRPTVIDQVLTPQHLEQAEVIRKGDHVVIIARSGSLAVRMPGEALSKGGQGEQIRVRNLNSQRVVKARVTAPGQVEVAM, from the coding sequence ATGTACACGAAAACGACAATTTTCCGACGACTGACGCACCTGCTGAGCGGCTCGCTGGCTGCACTGTGCCTGCTGGCACCCGGCGCTCGAACGCTGGCGGACGCGGTTACCTTGCCTGAACAGCTTATCGGTGTCACCCAAGGGTTTCTTGAATTCACCGTAGAGGATTACCTGGCCACGACGCAGACACCGGGCCGCTACGAAATACAGGTCAACTCGCTCGATCCGCGCCTGCGCATGCCGCTGTGCAGCCAGCAACTGGACGCTTCGCTGGAAAGCCCGGCGCAGCCATTGGGGCGTGTCACGGTACGTGTACGCTGCGACGGCGCCGCGCCGTGGACCGTCTTCGTGCCGGCAACGGTGCGGCTGTTCCGCGATGTGGTGGTGGTTACCCGCCCGCTGAAGCGCCAGAATATCGTGGGTGAAGGTGACGTGGCCCTGCGCGAACGTGACGTTGGCACCCTCACCCAAGGCTTTCTCACCGACCTTGATCAGGTGGTTGGCATGAAGATGCTGCGCCCGACGGTGATCGACCAGGTTTTGACCCCACAGCACCTGGAGCAGGCCGAAGTGATACGCAAGGGCGACCATGTGGTGATCATCGCCCGCAGCGGCAGCCTGGCCGTACGCATGCCCGGCGAGGCCCTCAGCAAAGGCGGCCAGGGCGAACAGATCCGGGTGCGCAACCTGAATTCGCAGAGGGTAGTGAAGGCCCGGGTCACGGCCCCCGGCCAGGTGGAGGTCGCCATGTAG
- a CDS encoding 3-methyl-2-oxobutanoate dehydrogenase (2-methylpropanoyl-transferring) subunit alpha gives MNEYAPLRLHVPEPTGRPGCQTDFSYLRLNDAGQVRKPPIDVDAADTADLSNSLVRVLDEHGDALGPWAEDIDPQLLRQGMRAMLKTRIFDSRMVLAQRQKKMSFYMQSLGEEAIGSAQALALNRTDMCFPTYRQQSILMARDVSLVEMICQLLSNERDPLKGRQLPIMYSVREAGFFTISGNLATQFVQAVGWAMASAIKGDTKIASAWIGDGATAESDFHTALTFAHVYRAPVILNVVNNQWAISTFQAIAGGESTTFAGRGVGCGIASLRVDGNDFVAVYAASRWAAERARRGLGPCLIEWVTYRAGPHSTSDDPSKYRPADDWSHFPLGDPIARLKQHLIKIGHWSEEEHQAVTAEFEAAVIAAQKEAEQYGTLANGHIPSAASMFEDVYKEMPDHLRRQRQELGV, from the coding sequence ATGAACGAGTACGCCCCCCTGCGTTTGCATGTGCCCGAGCCTACCGGCCGGCCAGGCTGCCAGACCGATTTTTCCTACCTGCGCCTGAACGACGCGGGTCAAGTCCGTAAACCGCCCATCGATGTCGATGCTGCCGACACTGCCGACCTGTCCAACAGCCTGGTCCGCGTGCTCGACGAGCATGGCGATGCTCTTGGCCCATGGGCCGAAGACATCGATCCACAGCTGCTGCGCCAAGGCATGCGCGCCATGCTCAAGACGCGGATTTTCGACAGCCGCATGGTGCTTGCCCAGCGCCAGAAGAAGATGTCCTTCTACATGCAGAGCCTGGGCGAAGAAGCCATCGGCAGCGCCCAGGCGCTGGCGCTGAACCGCACCGACATGTGCTTCCCCACCTACCGCCAGCAAAGCATCCTGATGGCCCGCGACGTGTCGCTGGTGGAAATGATCTGCCAGCTGTTGTCCAACGAACGCGACCCGCTAAAAGGCCGCCAGCTACCGATCATGTATTCGGTACGCGAAGCCGGCTTTTTCACCATCAGCGGTAACCTGGCGACGCAGTTCGTGCAGGCGGTCGGCTGGGCCATGGCCTCGGCGATCAAGGGCGATACCAAGATAGCCTCGGCCTGGATCGGCGACGGCGCCACGGCCGAGTCCGACTTCCACACCGCGCTGACCTTCGCCCACGTATACCGCGCCCCGGTGATCCTCAACGTGGTCAACAACCAGTGGGCGATCTCCACCTTCCAGGCCATCGCCGGCGGCGAATCGACCACCTTCGCCGGCCGTGGCGTGGGTTGCGGTATCGCCTCCCTACGGGTGGACGGCAACGATTTCGTCGCTGTATATGCCGCCTCGCGCTGGGCCGCCGAACGCGCCCGCCGCGGCCTGGGCCCGTGCCTGATCGAGTGGGTCACCTACCGCGCAGGCCCCCACTCCACTTCCGACGACCCGTCCAAATACCGCCCTGCCGACGACTGGAGCCACTTCCCGCTGGGCGACCCGATCGCCCGCCTGAAACAGCACCTGATCAAGATCGGCCACTGGTCCGAGGAAGAACACCAGGCCGTCACCGCAGAGTTCGAAGCGGCCGTCATCGCCGCGCAAAAGGAAGCCGAACAATACGGCACCCTGGCCAACGGCCACATCCCGAGTGCAGCCTCGATGTTCGAGGACGTGTACAAGGAAATGCCCGACCACCTGCGCCGTCAGCGCCAGGAACTGGGGGTTTGA
- a CDS encoding flagellar brake protein — protein sequence MFNETDAPQPPKVLNTPLEIAANLRQLLESHDPLIITFHERSQRFQSYVVHVDRDSNTLALDEMIPRDGEKFIENGEPFRVEGFHDGVRIAWECNHELRITEVDGHRSYRGALPDEVTYHQRRNAFRAALKLSQLVDVILDGTHLKGNGALRGKLLDISATGCKLRFDGNVEARLQLGQVYERFKASNPLGLVDMMVELRHLHYEERINTTFAGVRFHNLNGQAQRKIESFVYQLQREARRFDKDDY from the coding sequence GTGTTCAATGAAACCGATGCTCCGCAGCCGCCAAAGGTGCTGAACACTCCTTTGGAGATTGCGGCCAACCTGCGCCAGTTGCTGGAGAGCCATGATCCTTTGATCATCACCTTCCATGAGCGCAGCCAGCGTTTCCAGAGCTACGTGGTTCATGTGGACCGTGACAGCAATACTTTGGCGCTGGATGAGATGATCCCGCGCGATGGCGAAAAATTCATCGAGAACGGCGAGCCGTTCCGCGTTGAAGGGTTCCACGACGGCGTACGCATTGCGTGGGAGTGCAACCACGAACTGAGGATCACCGAGGTCGATGGCCATCGCTCCTACCGCGGTGCCTTGCCGGACGAGGTGACCTACCACCAGCGGCGCAATGCATTTCGCGCTGCGCTGAAGCTGTCGCAGCTGGTCGATGTGATTCTCGATGGTACCCATCTCAAGGGGAATGGTGCCTTGCGCGGCAAGTTGCTCGACATCTCCGCCACTGGCTGCAAGCTGCGGTTCGACGGCAACGTCGAGGCGCGTCTGCAACTGGGCCAGGTTTACGAGCGCTTCAAAGCCAGCAACCCGCTGGGCCTGGTGGACATGATGGTCGAGTTGCGCCACCTGCATTACGAAGAGCGGATCAACACCACCTTTGCCGGCGTACGCTTCCATAACCTCAATGGCCAGGCGCAACGCAAGATAGAGAGCTTCGTGTACCAGCTGCAGCGCGAAGCGCGGCGGTTCGATAAAGACGATTATTGA